From Lolium perenne isolate Kyuss_39 chromosome 5, Kyuss_2.0, whole genome shotgun sequence, a single genomic window includes:
- the LOC127298014 gene encoding uncharacterized protein → MASAGGGEPGVAGGVGARSAPSPRPPCAASRRAVAAYGDGDGDGDGGDLPEVFERLHADVHVDLVSAARCVGASSSPPPPRCAASPLALLPLHGHGVGELRVSLREVFEWLVDSGYVESVASRVGASSSSRLPRPRRAASPPALLPTHGHGGGGLRLRVSLREVFEWLVANGVEPVASCVGASSSSRPPRCAAYPPALLPSDGHGGGDLRLRVSLREVFEWLVVNGYGYVGVASAASGVAAGWPTLPPQCAAPPSAVDASGGHGGGDLRDPLRDFLERLVAEGYVHLASPAFLCPFRSCTINIGRLASYLMNLNAQHSNMLLINQKNTTEAYYPQGQSVFHQHHPRIQELNVDGTNFNVYEEADDLSDALALFIAKPKLFAQPSLLLPEIGLKSQIYATTDVMSAIREFDHATNPQFIDSCTSAPQFCLTAANMSRGSQFGLLHHEHGTSTDRWMTHEVLTCRQCEISAATIQYLFHWNSILEQKLEELSQHNIAAVQDRSISAHDIGPLKAEAVHDSVRNLKEGENVREKSKKETSGGNAPEPDSAPNSDTGSAGVFQEEKLMEKFNKMLVDCVFFAMPQVLIFFPRYQVSEEKSDQRLSLMAIIQHTNNQSNEKVAVVLFFVIFVSVWLLGLVLSLFGHGRRCTAAVSMLTLWTVGSTVAFIDYMLCKCLPEDNLFTWLFWGHWAAMFVGIAYIWFAYVGVPKFPSVRLPRCQPISVRVPKLPPVQFPSCQRVFNLFRGWRHSLAPAVVHDAQAEDELQRALLPV, encoded by the exons ATGGCGTCGGCGGGTGGTGGTGAGCCCGGCGTCGCGGGTGGCGTCGGGGCGCGCTCGGCTCCGTCTCCGCGGCCTCCCTGCGCAGCATCCCGGCGTGCGGTCGCTGCGTACGGCGACGGTGACGGCGACGGGGACGGGGGCGACCTCCCCGAGGTATTCGAGCGGCTCCACGCCGACGTCCATGTGGACTTGGTGTCCGCAGCACGCTGCGTCGGCGCGAGTTcgtctccgcctccgcctcgctgCGCCGCTTCCCCGCTGGCCCTCCTTCCGCTCCATGGCCACGGAGTCGGAGAGCTGCGAGTCTCCCTCCGCGAGGTGTTCGAGTGGCTGGTCGACAGCGGCTACGTGGAGTCCGTCGCGTCACGCGTCGGCGCGAGCTCGTCTTCGCGTCTGCCTCGCCCTCGCCGCGCCGCTTCCCCTCCCGCTCTCCTCCCGACCCATGGCCACGGAGGCGGAGGCCTGCGACTGCGAGTCTCCCTCCGCGAGGTGTTCGAGTGGCTGGTTGCCAACGGCGTGGAGCCCGTCGCGTCCTGCGTCGGCGCGAGCTCGTCTTCGCGTCCGCCTCGCTGCGCCGCTTACCCGCCTGCTCTCCTCCCGTCCGATGGCCACGGAGGCGGAGACCTGCGACTGCGAGTCTCCCTCCGCGAGGTGTTCGAGTGGCTGGTCGTCAACGGGTACGGGTACGTGGGCGTGGCGTCGGCAGCGTCTGGCGTCGCCGCGGGGTGGCCAACATTGCCGCCTCAATGCGCCGCGCCCCCGTCTGCGGTCGATGCGTCGGGTGGCCACGGCGGCGGAGACCTCCGGGACCCCCTCCGCGACTTCCTCGAGCGGCTTGTCGCCGAAGGCTACGTGCACCTGGCGTCGCCAGCGTTCCTCTGCCCTTTCCGCTCCTGCACCATCAACATCGGCCGGCTTGCGAG TTATCTGATGAATCTGAATGCTCAACACTCGAATATGCTGCTTATCAATCAGAAGAACACGACAGAAGCATATTACCCTCAAGGGCAATCAGTTTTCCATCAGCATCATCCCAGG ATTCAAGAGCTCAATGTGGATGGGACAAACTTCAATGTATATGAAGAAGCAGATGATCTTAGTGACGCTCTTGCTCTTTTTATCGCCAAGCCCAAGCTCTTTGCTCAG CCATCTCTTCTGCTTCCTGAAATTGGGCTGAAGAGCCAAATCTATGCAACAACAGACGTCATGTCAGCTATTAG GGAATTTGATCATGCCACTAATCCTCAATTTATTGATTCATGCACAAGCGCACCTCAGTTTTGCTTAACTGCAG CTAACATGTCTAGAGGAAGCCAGTTTGGTCTTTTGCACCATGAGCATGGAACTAGCACAGATCGATGGATGACACACGAG GTCTTGACTTGCCGTCAATGTGAAATTTCTGCAGCAACAATTCAATATTTGTTTCATTGGAATTCTATTCTTGAGCAGAAACTGGAAGAGTTATCTCAGCATAATATTGCAGCCGTTCAAGATAGAAGCATAAGTGCACATGACATTGGGCCACTAAAAGCTGAGGCAGTGCATGATTCTGTTAGAAACTTGAAG GAGGGGGAAAATGTAAGGGAGAAGTCCAAAAAAGAAACAAGTGGAGGCAATGCACCAGAACCTGATTCAGCGCCAAATTCTGATACAGGATCAGCAGGAGTCTTCCAG GAGGAGAAGTTAATGGAAAAATTCAACAAGATGCTTGTCGACTGTGTATTCTTCGCTATGCCACAAGTTTTGATATTTTTCCCgaggtatcaagtttctgaagagaaATCGGATCAGCGGTTAAGCTTGATGGCTATTATTCAGCACACAAATAATCAAAGCAATGAGAAGGTTGCCGTTGTATTATTTTTTGTGATATTTGTGAGCGTATGGTTGCTGGGCTTGGTTTTGTCTTTGTTTGGTCACGGAAGAAGATGTACAGCAGCGGTTTCTATGCTAACTCTATGGACGGTTggttcaacggttgctttcataGATTACATGCTTTGCAAATGCTTGCCAGAGGATAATCTTTTCACATGGTTATTTTGGGGCCATTGGGCAGCAATGTTTGTTGGCATAGCGTACATATGGTTTGCATATGTAGGCGTACCAAAGTTTCCATCAGTCCGGCTTCCTAGGTGTCAG CCTATCTCTGTACGTGTCCCAAAGCTTCCACCAGTTCAGTTTCCTAGTTGTCAG CGTGTCTTCAATCTGTTCAGAGGATGGCGCCACAGTCTAGCGCCTGCTGTTGTACATGATGCTCAAGCGGAGGATGAGTTGCAGCGGGCTTTGCTACCAGTTTGA